Genomic segment of Gammaproteobacteria bacterium:
TACAAGCACAGGCATTGTATGGATTTGCGAACGATCAATGCCAGGCGGAAACCGTCCCGGTTTGCGATCTTGCTCGACTACATTGGGGTAGTCCGGCAGATCGGGGCATTCGGTTCGAAGGGTCATCGTGTCCCGGTTGGTTCCGATAACCAACCGGGAAAGGGACAAGCTAAAGGCAGGGGCTTTCGATTTGTCAGTAATGCGGGCGATAGACGGGGCCATCGACCGTTACAGCGGGGCCACCATCGATCACCGGCTTCCTCACACGTCAGGATCTCAGTCGGTGATCTCCACCTGTTCTGCTATCCCGTCACCGACGGCACCGGCCTCGCCGGGAATCTCATCCCTGACCTGAACCACGTCTCTCTCGCTGACGGTACTGAAAAAATTATCAGGTTCTAACTCGGTACTTGCATCGGTGCCGAACGTCACGTCGAGCACGGTGACCGTCCCGATACCGGTGGCATCGCTGCCCTGGGTCAGACCGGCGAGGCCCACCCCGTCGACGGGCCCCTCCAGCTCGATTCGGCTTTCGCCTTCGTCATGTTCGATGCGGTTGGCGATTAACGTGGACTCGCCCCTGCGGGCCTTGATCTGAAGAAAATCTCCGGGTGTCAACTCGTCGATCCTCAACGGATCACCGGCATCGTCGCTGATCAGGGTCTGCGCATCGGTCAGTACAGTCAGCGTACCCGACGGACCCAGATTCAGTGTCAGCTGCCTTCTCGCGGTGTCGACAGTCGAAATCGTTGCCTCGATTTCGATGTCAGTGGCGCGGCTCTCTACACCTTTAGCAACCAATACCCCGCCGGAGAACACCCCCTCGACCTCGACACGGGCGCCGTTTGCAAGCGTATCGCGCAATGACGGCGGGCTGAATTCGGCATTGCGCGCATCGACCGTCTGTCCGTCGATACGAAAGTCACCCAGCCCCCTGAAGTTCCCAACGATCCCGGAGATACTGGCCTCGACGTCGTCGGGGATCTCATCGTCCTCGGTGTCGATCTTGCGTGCGGCCACCGTGTCCGGGCTGTTCACGGGGTCTTTTAGATTGCCCTCGACACGGACAAACCGACCGTTGTTCAATCCACCCGGAGGCAGCTCGGTCACGGCATCGAACGTTACTGTCACGGAACCGAGGGCAAACTCACCCATACCCGCTACCTGGGTCAGGTTTCTGATCGTGCCCTTGAGCCTGACCTCGTCAC
This window contains:
- a CDS encoding DUF5666 domain-containing protein; protein product: MKRFMSAIAAISIGLPGACGDSGLNLVAEGGIGGTGITIGPITGFGSIFVNGVEFATRGADIVVNDKANQPETALHLGMVVRVRGSVGNDGRTGVAESVAFSADLEGPIADVPVADSADPRIRSFPVLGTTVRVQDGQTVFDGVTFASLAQGQFVEISGFLDATLNVLTATRVERKSGDRDEVRLKGTIRNLTQVAGMGEFALGSVTVTFDAVTELPPGGLNNGRFVRVEGNLKDPVNSPDTVAARKIDTEDDEIPDDVEASISGIVGNFRGLGDFRIDGQTVDARNAEFSPPSLRDTLANGARVEVEGVFSGGVLVAKGVESRATDIEIEATISTVDTARRQLTLNLGPSGTLTVLTDAQTLISDDAGDPLRIDELTPGDFLQIKARRGESTLIANRIEHDEGESRIELEGPVDGVGLAGLTQGSDATGIGTVTVLDVTFGTDASTELEPDNFFSTVSERDVVQVRDEIPGEAGAVGDGIAEQVEITD